The following nucleotide sequence is from Natronosalvus caseinilyticus.
CAACGATCAGCACCACGAGTGCGCTGGATCGTCTGTATCCGAGCACGACGGCCGTCGCGACGATCGCCACGCCGACGCCGGCGAAGACGACGTCCTCGAGCGCGAGGTGAACGCCGGTCTCCAGGAGGAGCAACCCGACCGCGAACTGGACCCCGCGGATGACTGGTTCGCCGATCCACCGCTCGACGCTCGCCAGCGTCCCGGTGACGCCGATAGCGAGCAGGACGACGCCGAGAAGCAATCCCGCGAGGGCGAGCTCGCCGTAGGTCATCGCGCCCGCGATTGCGAGGGCCGCGAGCGCCTTCATCGGTTCGACGGAGATCGGGAGTCCGTACCTCAGCCCCCAGACGATCTGGAAGACGCCGAAGGCGACCAGGACGTGTGGCAACGAGATCGACGTGACGAGCGCCAGCGCGACGACCAGCGGGAGGACCGTAATCGAATCTCCTATCGCTCCCGTTACCTCGTTCGACGTGAACTCGAGGTGACTCGAGCGGACGCCTGGCGCCATTCTCAGACCGTAAGTACGCAGCGTTTTTATATATGTCTAGAAATCGAACACGATAGTATTGGCTGCCGAAGGTAACTATAATTGGTTATCTCGCCTCTCCGATCCGTGGTCCTACTGGTCAGCAATGTTGTGCCGAAGCTGACGCCAGTGTCGGTGTGATTCCGGAGACAGTCAGTCGTCGATCGAGACCACGTTAATCTGTGTATCGCGGTCACAGATACGGTCGCCAATCGTGGTTCGATAGGACGGCCGATCGTCAATCCTGCCTGCGGAAGCCGAGCGCGAACGCCAATTCTGACGGGGATTCGAACTCGAAGGAGTTCGATTCGTCGAGGTACTCGTTCGCTCGATTTCGGTGGTCCTCTGCAGCACCGTAATTTCCGTTCCGGGCCTCCCGAGCCATGTCGATCGCCTCATCGGCCGCCGACTGGAGCGTGTCGATACGGGTGTGTGACTCCGAAAGAAGGGACATTGCGTCTGTCTCGTCCTTCAGACCGTCGACGAGATTCTTCGAACGATCGATCTGTGTCTTCGCTTTCCCCAGTTCGTTGTACGCGTCGACGGCGTATTCCTCCGTCGCGATCAGGTCCTGGTCGCTCCACGCATCTATCGCTGCACTCCAGGATCGAGTGCCGTCACCGAACGGTCCGATCGAATCCGCGTATCGCTCGACCGCTTCTATCCGTATATCATAATTCGGGATCCGATCCTCAATCTCGTTGCTCATGATGTGTGCTGGCTCGTCGTCGTGAGTCAATCCGAGCGTGTGGCCGAGTTCGTGTTTCAGCGTCGAGGTCAACCACTCCGGCCGGTACCCCTCTACGATTCGGACCTCTGCAGTTTCCGGCGCTCGACCCCGAACGAGTGGCGCACAGCCAGCGATGTTTCCCGTATGTTCCCCACACCTGTCGATTTCTTCGACGAGAACGATCATTATGTCTGGATCACCGGCATTGGCACGGAACTCGTAGGAAACGTCGAATTCGGTGAAATTCGACGCATACACGTCCCAGTATTCGAGTGCGTCACGGACGATATCATGAATGTCGTGACGAGCGGGAACACGTTGCTCGAGACCGACTGTAAGCGTCTCCTTTCGCCACGGGTTGGGGTTTTCGACGGTAATAGTCGATGACGTCGCGTCGTTGCTTGTTCTAACTTCGACGACGTGTACGCCGTGTTCGGTGCGTTCCGCCCCGACGGACACGTCAATCTCCGTCATGGCGCCCGCGTCGGCCTCGATTGATCGTCGACTCACTTCAGTACCAGCAAACGAAACCGTCATCGTATCTTCCCCGGGACGTTCGCCGACGTTAGTCACCGCCACCACAATATCGATCGATTCGTCGTGATTCACCTCCGATGGAAGACGCACATTATCTATATCGAACGCTGCCGGCTCCGGTTCCCTTTCGATCGTAACTGACCTTCGTTCGACATCGTCCGCTGTCGATACTTCGATTTCGTGTACCCCACTGTTATGAGCTGCTGCATCGAGAGTGAACATCGTTCTAACCGTCTCCTCGGGCTCGAGCGAGACCTCACCGGTATCGATAACAGTACCCGAAAACTCGAGGGTCACCGTGTCGTCACCGAGCTTTCCTCCAGTGTTCGTCACCATAGTGTCGACCTCGAGCACGTCGTCGTACGCGACGCGTTCGTCGCTGTCGAATTCGGTAATCTCGAACGTTGGTGGATCGGGTTCGCCGCTGCCAGTAGACGTGTCTTTGACACCCGTCTCCGCGCCGTCGCTCGCGTCATCTCCTTCGGTCGTTTTCCCGCTACGTTCTCCGACGCTCGAGCAACCCGAAATCATCGTTGCACCCGTTACCCCTCCAGCGAGCAGAACATCCCGGCGGTTCATTAGACACTGGTTAGATTACGTACACATATAGATTGGCCACAGGAACTATACGTCACCACGGTGCCACGCACTTGATGCGGTAGATCAAGGGGCACGATGGGATTCGAACCACGGTCACAGCAAAGCTGCTCCCTGATTCGAACCCATCGTGGTTCGTGATTCGCTCCTCACGTCCGTTCGTCGCAGAATCACGGGCACGATGGGATTCGAACCCACGACCGTCGGATGTCTTCCCCCACCGCAACCGCGACGGGGATAGAAGTCCGACGCTCTATCCAGACTGAGCTACGTGCCCTCGAGTCCCTGTCGTCTGTCAACCAGTATAAGCAGTGGGGATTTCGACGGACGAAACGCGTCTATCGAGCCCACGCGTGACCGCCTACCGACCCCTCCGGTCGACGCTCCGACCTCGAGTCCAGATCCAGGAGGTCGGGATGATCACCCGCATCGGCTCCCGTCAGGACCACCCGGTCGCGGCGGCGTTGCCACCGTCGATGGCGAACGGAGACGCGAACCGGAATCGTCTCGAGTCCGAGTAACTGCGCGACGGCCAGGCGCTCGAGCCCGTCGTGTAGGATCCACCGGCCGTCGCGACCGACGTCGACCCGAATCTCGCCCGTCGCGGCCGGAAACGACGGATAGGGATCGACGATCGATCCTTCCTCGAGAACCGACAATCGCCCGTCGCGACGGTCGCTGATCCGCGGACAGCCCTGGGTTGCGAGGTCGGCGAGGTACCACTCGAGTGCGCTCCGGTCGCCGGACGAGGTTGTCCGGTCGAGCACCGGGAGTGCTCGCGGGTTCGCACCCTGGTCACTTTCGGGTCGAGGGCCGCCGTCCGCGGCAACGGCGAGCGGGTCGCCCGCGAGTGGCGACGACGGACACCTCTCGCCAGTGAACCACTGGACGACGCGACGATAGCGATCGATTTCCCTGACCCGGGCGCTCTCGAGGTCCCACGTGCCGGGGACGACGGCGGGCACGTGCGTCGGCGACTTCGACTCGAGCGCTCTGCGCTGGGGTGGCTCGAGGACGTATCGTATCCGATCCGGAGCGACGTCGACGACGCGAAACGGGTCGATCGGGGCCGCGTAGTGCCGGCCGCAGGTCCACCAGGTTTGGAACCGAATGCGCTGTCGGTGGTACCGACGAACGATCGAGATTGCGGCGTGCTCACCGACGAATCGAGAAACGAACCCCGAGTCGGCCCACCACATCGAATGCGTAGGCCTCGAGCAGGAGCGTAAGTAATCGGGGGATAGACGCCGGTAGCGCATCCGTACCGTCGGGCGAGCCACACTGCGAGCGTCGCTGGTACCGCTCGCTGTCCGGCGTCGCGGAGACGAACGTGACGAGGTTCCGGTCGTCGAAGGTCCGACGAGCCGGCACCGAACGGCGTCGCTCGAGTCGGTCGGACGCGTTCCAGCGACCCCGTCACTCCAGCGACTCCGTCACCGGAGTCCGTCTCCCTCGCGGTGCGTGTCGACCAGACTCGCGGGAACCTGAACTGGTTTATCCCGGGACTGGCAATCGAGGAGTGATGCGCGAAACGATCGTTGCGTTCGACTTCGACGGCACCCTCTCCGACTCGGAGATGACCGTCCTGCTGGGGGATCGACTCGGCGTCGCCGACGAAATGACCGAGATTACCGAGCGAGCGATGAACGACGAGATCGGCTACGCCGAGAGCCTGCGCTCGCGGGCGGCCCTGCTCGAGGGACTCGAGCGCGACGAGGTCGAGGCCGCGTACGCGAGCGTGGTCCTCCGCGAGGGGGCGGCGGGTCTGATACGGGACCTGAACGAAGCCGGGATCACGACGGCGATTCTCACTGGCGGCTTCCAGCGCGGCGTCGAAGCGGCCCTCGAGCGTGACGGTACGAGGGTCGATCACGTCGTGTCGAATCGCCTGCCGCTCGACGCTGACGGCGAGGCGCTGACCGGCGACGTCAAGGGCCCGCTGATCGAGGGGACGAAAGACGACGCACTGGCGAACCTCGCCGAAACCGTCGACGTCCCGCTCAAGTCGACGGTCGCCGTCGGTGACGGGGCGAACGACCTGCCGATGCTTCGGGTGGCCGGCCTCGCTATCGGCTTCGATCCGAAGCCAGCCGTCGAGCCCCACTGCGACGTCGTCGTGACGTCTATGGACGGCGTTCGCTCGGAACTCCGTAAGGCAGACATACTCGAGTGATCGTTCGGGTGCTCATCCCTCGAAAGAGGGCACGGGGGAGGTGAAGCCCGTTCTTTCCCTGGCGAGATTACAAATTAACTCGGATGATAGTCAATTCCACGCTAAGTTAATTCCAACCACCCATTTCTGATACCAACAGACTTTTACTCGGCTCCGAAATAGTACTGGTGATGATGTGGCAAGATTTGATTTTCACGCTTGGGAGCGGCCTGTCGATATTCTTCCTCGCCCCGACGCTGCGGGATGCGACGGCGCGGGTACCGCTCGGAACGAGTCTCCCTTCCATGGGAATCGGAATGGTGTACGGCTTCACGTTTTCGACGATGGGCATGACGTTCTCGGCGATGGGCGCTCTCAGTGCCGGCATGATGTGGGCGTTAATCGCCCTTTTCCGCTCTCCCGGGAGTCAGTCAGCACCGATTACTCGCGTCGACGGTCTCACGCTCTTCGCTCGAGACGCACAGCGCTGGCTCGAGGGCCTGGTCGGTCAGTCCACTGCGTCCGACCAGTTCGTCTTCGACCAGCCGGGGACCGACGCTTCGCTCGGTCGTTCGAGTTTCGGAAACGGTCTCGCCGATGGTGGCAATCGGTTCGATCAGGCACGCCCAACTGACGACTAATCGTCTGACGGACGGTAGCGGTCGTGGTCGTGGTCGCTATTTCGGTCTCGATTCGCTCGGCCGTCGGACGCGCCACCGGGCCGGTATCGAGTGTGATCGCCGCTCGTGACGTCCTCGGTTCCATCGTTTCGATGCCCTCGAGCGGTTTTCGTGTCCGATTCGTCCGTTTCCCCCGAGAGATTCTGAGGCAATCCCGACGAGTCGGCATTTCCGTTTCCAGCCGACGATGTGGGCATTGCACCTGTCTCCCGTTCGACCGTGTTGGAAGGTTCTCCGGCCTCGTTCGTGGGAAGAGTGACTGTCCGCTCGACTCGAGGCTCGAACGTCGACGGAAAGAGGACGGCGCGCCGCGCGAACGTAGCTCCGGCGAACGCGAACACGAACGCGAGGGCCGCCGTCGTGAGCAGAAACGAGGCGTCGAGGGAGACGGCGACCGTCTCCACCTCGAACAAGAACCAGACGTTCTGAGTACCGGTCTGCGGACGGTCGTCCGGGGGCGTGTACCTCGCGAGGCGGGTCAATACCGCGAGCGAGGCGACGTACGCCGGGATGATCGAGCCAGCGTAGGCGGCGGTCGTTTTCGGGGTCGAGGGCTCGAGGACGCGACCCACGAGAACTCCCGCCACGACCAGCGTGATTACGATGACCAGTGGCAAGAGTTGGGTAGCAGTCTGTGCACCGGCGGCGGCCACGTACGGCAGTCGTTCGGGGTCCTCGACGAACGTGCCGCCGTGGCTCGTGAGTGTGACGATTCCGGCCGTCATCCAGGCCCCCGGCTCACCCTCGGACCAGGAGATTCCGTTCCGGGCGGCCAGCGAGAGCTGATAGGCGACGAGATAGACGGCGATGAAGGCGCCAAGGCCGACTGCCGACCCTATCGAGAGAATAGTTCGTACGTCGTTTCCGGCTCCGTCGTCCCCCGGGTTCGTCGCCTGCGAGTTGTCATCGGGCGGATCACCGTTAGCAGGGGGCGACACGTCGTACTCGAGGCGGCGGTCGAGGGCCATACGGCCAGGTGTCTGTGACGAATAGTAAGTTTTGTGATTGGTTAGGGTATGACGTCGTGAAGGCGGGGATAATGACTCGGTTTAGCCGTCGATCTTCGCCAGCACTTTTTCGGCGGGGTCGGGCCAGCTGTAGAGCAGGCCACCGGCGATCGCGAACACGGCCGGGATCAGGACGCCCGCAAAGAGGATTGCGTCCTGGGTCGCCAGCTCGAAGGCAACTTCGGTCTCGCTCTCCCATCCTGAGAGGAACGCGAACCCAACCGTCAGGGCCAGCCAGCCAGGAACGACCAGCACGCCAGCTTTGGCTGCCTCCGTGGCGTCGGCGGCGTTCGTGTACTTCGCCATGCTGTAGCCAACCGCGACGAGCGCGACGAGCGGAACGAGCATCAGAAACGGAGCGGCGATGAAGAGCAGTTCGGAACCGGCTGCCTGACCAAGTGCCACTGCCTCGCCGTCTGCTTCGATGCCCGCACCGAGCCCCGAGAGCAGCGCCCAGGTCGCAAGTTTCCAGGTCGCAGCGATGTCGTCGGGGGTCGACCCGCCCATCGTCAGTACGCCCTTGACGAACGTGAGCGAGGCAAAGTAACTCAACAAGAACGCACTGACGCCGAATATCGCCCCTTCCCTGGCCGGCAGGGCTGGCTCGGTCGTCGTTGCCTGTTGTGGCTGTTCGTCCGCGAGTTGTGCATCGTCGTACTCGAGTTGGCTATCGACTGCCATCATCGACCTATTCCACAGTACTACCTTATAATTTACTACATCACTATAGAATCATTAATTGGGTAATGATAGTAACTCAATAAATATACGAGAATATAGGTTAAATTAGTATACAGTATGGTTTGACGTCACATTACGTGTTGTGTTCCGTCAGCGCGAAAAGAGGCTCGTGTGAACGGGCGCGAACGGACTCGAGGCCGGCCGTTCGACGGTGTCCGTAATCGCTCGCCCCTGGAGGCCGGCCTCGAGCAGTCCCGACAGCGGTGGGCCGACCTTCTCGGGTTCGACGAGGAACGCGTCGTGGCCGTGGTCGGAGTCGACGACGTGGTGGGCAACGTCGATCTCCTCCTCGCGACAGGTCTCGGTGAGGGCTTCGGCCTGTTCGACGGTGAAGTGCCAGTCGCCGGTAAACGAGAGGAGCAACAGGTCGCCCTCGAAGGCGGCCAGCGCGTCGGCGTCGGACTCGTAGCCGGCGGCGAGGTCGAAGTCGTCCATCGCCCGGGTGAGGTAGAGGTAGCTGTTCGCGTCGAACCGGTCGACGAAGCGCTCGGCCTGGTAGTCGAGGTAGGATTCGACCTCGCGATACGGGAAGAACGCACCGGCCGGGTCCGTCGGCCCGTCTCGAGTCGCCTCGCGGCCGGCCGCTCGACGACCGAACTTCCGGTCCATGGAGGCCTTCGAGAGGTACATGATGTGGCCGATCTGGCGGGCTCGAGCCAGTCCGTTCGCCGGGCCGGCCTCGAGCGAGCCGTCGCCAGCCTCGGTCCCGTCGTCCTCGACCGCGTAGTAGTGCCCGCCGTTCCAGTCCGGGTCGCTCGTGATCGCCCGTCGAGCGACCGCGTCGAGGGCCAGACACTGCGGATCGAGCCGAGGGGCGGTCGCGACGGCGCCAGCGCACTCGACGTCGTCGGGGTAGCGCCGGAGCCAGTCGAGGACGTTCATCCCGCCGACGGAGCCGCCGACGACCGCCCGCAGGCGACCGACGCCGAGTTCGTCGAGCAGTTGCCGCTGGGCGCGGGTCCAGTCGCCGACCGTCACGGGGGGAAAGTCCGTCCCGTACGGCCGTCCGGTATCGGGGTTCTCGCTCGAGGGCCCCGTCGTGCCGTAACACGAGCCCGGAACGTTCGCACAGACGACGTAGTACTCCGTCGTGTCGATCGCCTTTCCGGGGCCGACGACGTCTCCCCACCAGGCTCGAGCCTGTCCGGCGGTCTCGTCGCCGGCGTCGGGTCGACGGGCGACGTGGGCGCTTCCCGTGAGCGCGTGACAGACTAGGACCGCGTTCGAGCCGTCGAACTCACCGTAGGTCTCGTAGGCGACCTCGAGCGACGGGATGGATTCCCCGCACTCGAAAGAGAACTCGCCGAGGTCGACCGTGTCCCTGGTGGTCATCGACTCACTCGCCTCCCGCCGGTGTCGTCGCCGTCTCGATCGCCTGCTCGAGGTCGGCCAGGATGTCCTCGGGATCTTCGATGCCGACCGACAGTCGAACGAGGTCTGGCGTGACGCCGGCGTCGGCCTGCTCTTCGGGCGTGAGCTGCCCGTGGGTGGTGCTCGCCGGGTGGATGACGAGCGTCTTCGCGTCGCCGATGTTCGCGAGGAACTGGGCGACCTCGACGGACTCGCAGAACCGCTTGCCGGCCTCGTAGCCGCCGCGCGCGTCGTCCGAATCCGACGCCGCACCACCCTCGAGGCCGAACGCGATCATGCTCCCGTAGTCCGCGAGATAGGTCGCGGCGTTGTCGTGGGTGGGGTGGTTCTCGAGCCCCGGGTAGGTGACCCAGGCCACGTCGTCGTGGTCGGCGAGGTAGTCGGCGACGATGGCCGCGTTCTCGCAGTGTTTCTCGATCCGGAGGGGAAGCGTCTCGAGCCCCTGGAGGGTCTCCCAGGCGTCGACGGGCGACTGCTGGTTGCCGAGGCTGCGCGTCGACCGGTAGCGGACGGCAGCGGCCAGCGGTGCGTCCGCGAAGTCCCGCGAGAAGTCGACGTCGTGGTAGGCGTCGTTCGGGCCGGCGACCTCCTCGTAGCCGTGGGCCCCCCAGTCGAACGATCCGCCGTCGGCGACGATGCCCCCGACCGTCGTCCCGGAGCCGTGGATCCACTTCGTCGTCGACTCCCAGACGACGTCGGCGCCGTGCTCGAGCGGCCGACACAGCGCGGGCGAGGCGAACGTGTTGTCGACGACCAGCGGAACGCCATTCTCGTGGGCGAGCTCAGCTAGTCGTTCGAAGTCCGGGGTGACGAGCGAGGGGTTGCCGACCGTCTCGACGTGAACGAAGGCCGTGTCCTCGTCGATGGCCTCGGTGTAGGCGTCCGCCTCGAGCGTCGGGACGAACCGGGTGTCGATCCCGCGCCGAGCGGCCGTCTTCGCGAAGTACGCGGTCGTCCCCCCGTAGGTGTCCGTCGAGCAGACGACGTTGTCGCCGGATGCGGCGAGCACCAGGACGATGGAGTCCAGCGCGGCCATCCCGCTCGCGCTGGCGACGGCGCCACTCGCGCCCTCGAGCGAGGCGAGGCGCTCCTCGAGAACCTCGACCGTGGGGTTGCTGATCCGCGAGTAGATGTGATCCTCCCGCTCGAGGGCGTACAGGTCGGCGGCGGTATCCGCGTCGTCGAAGGTGTAGGAGGTCGTCTGGTAGATTGGTACCGCGGCCGCACCAGTGGCCGGATCGCCGTCGTAGCCAGCGTGGACGCTCCGGGTGGCCAACCCGGGCCTCGAGGGGCCGTCGCTCTCGTCGTTGCTCATGTTTCGTATGCATACTTCTGTGTCGACTTATGCACAGCAGTAACGGCAAATACGGCCATCGAGAGCGAGTGATTCTCTCGCATAATGGCCGAGCGAGTGTCCGAGACTCGAGCTGCCCCGGAACTGACGGTTTCATAGGTATCGAGTGCCAACACGTCCGCGTGCACTCGAACGACCGGGATCGGATCGTCCTCGCGACGGTCGTCTTCGCCGTGCTCTTCTCTCAGCTCCTGCTCTACCCGGGGATCGCGGACCTCGTCGAGGCGCTCGGCGCAGGGGAAACCACCTCGCCGCTGACGTCAACCACCCTCGACGCCAGCATGTGGTTCCTGGTCGCGGAGTTCGCTGCTTACGTCGTCTTCGTCGGAGCCTGGGGACTCGCCAGCGACGCGACCGGCAAGCGGACGCCGTTCATCGTCGCGAGTGCCCTCGCCGGGAGCGTCGGCTACGCCGCTCTCGCGCTCATCGGCGCGTTCGCCTCGCTCTCCTTCGGGGGCGTGCTCGTCCTGCGCGCGTTCCAGGGGGCGATGACCGTCGGCGCGCTCTCGCTCACCATGACGATGCTCATGGACCTCGAAGGCGGCCACGGGCGAAACATGGGCGCGGCCGGGATCGCCATCGGTCTCGGCGCCGCGATGGGCGCGCCAGTCGGCGGCCAGCTCACGGCGGTCGACCCTCTCGCCCCGCTCACGGCCGCGGCCGTCCTGCTCGGCCTGGTCGGCCTCCTCGTGACTCTCGCGACCGACCGCGCACCCAGCACGCGCCGACGAGCGAGTGCGATCCTCGAGGGCGTCCGACGACGGCCGACGCTGTCGATCCCCTACGCGTTCGGCTTCATCGACCGGCTGACGGCGGGCTTTTTCGCCCTCGTCGGGACGCTGTACTTCCAGGCGACGTTCGAGGTGGACGCGGCCACGACCGGACTCCTGCTCGCGTGCTTTTTCGCCCCGTTCGCCCTCCTGCAGTACCCCATGGGCGCGCTCTCGGATCGGATCGGCCGGACCATCCCCATCGTCGTCGGGTCGCTCTGTTACGGCGTCGGCATTCTCGCGGTTGGCGCCGCCCCCTCGGTAACTCTCGCCGCTGCAATGATGGTCGTCGTCGGCATCCTGGGAGCACTCATCTCGCCGGCCACGATGGCCCTCGTCACCGACCTCGCGGCCGACGGCGAGCGCGGACTGGCGATGGCCGGGTTCAACCTGGCCGGCAGCCTCGGCTTTCTCGGCGGGTTCCTCATCGGGGGCACGGTCGCCAGCCAGTACGGCTACGAACTGGCGTTCCTCGTCGTCGGCGGCCTCGAGATCGCGATCGCCGTCGTCGCCGCACCCGCGTTCGTACGCCTCTCGCTCGGACGGGAGTCGCTGTCGCTCGACGGTCGAGACGTCTAGCCGACCGGAACCCTCTCTCGAGGAGTGAGCTCTCGTCGGATGAGCGTCAGGTAGCGACGGAACCGACCGGTTATCGGCGCTTCAGCCGTCGAGAATCGTCCGGTCGACGTGTCGGTTCGTAACAAAAAACCGGCAGTTGCAGGTCATCGTTATATCCATCCGTTTGATGAACCGGTGAGTATGGGATCAAAACAACCCTACTCACGACGACGAATACTCGGTATTTCAGGCGTTGCGCTTTCGGCCGTCCTCGCTGGATGTGGCGGGCCGAGCGACGAGGAGGGTGCGCCAGAGAACGAGACCGATATTGGCGGCGACAACGAAACCGATACCGGCGCTGGCGACGAGGAGGACAACGAAACTGACGTCGGCGACGACGAAGAGGACAACGAAACCGA
It contains:
- the serB gene encoding phosphoserine phosphatase SerB, whose translation is MRETIVAFDFDGTLSDSEMTVLLGDRLGVADEMTEITERAMNDEIGYAESLRSRAALLEGLERDEVEAAYASVVLREGAAGLIRDLNEAGITTAILTGGFQRGVEAALERDGTRVDHVVSNRLPLDADGEALTGDVKGPLIEGTKDDALANLAETVDVPLKSTVAVGDGANDLPMLRVAGLAIGFDPKPAVEPHCDVVVTSMDGVRSELRKADILE
- the metX gene encoding homoserine O-acetyltransferase MetX; protein product: MTTRDTVDLGEFSFECGESIPSLEVAYETYGEFDGSNAVLVCHALTGSAHVARRPDAGDETAGQARAWWGDVVGPGKAIDTTEYYVVCANVPGSCYGTTGPSSENPDTGRPYGTDFPPVTVGDWTRAQRQLLDELGVGRLRAVVGGSVGGMNVLDWLRRYPDDVECAGAVATAPRLDPQCLALDAVARRAITSDPDWNGGHYYAVEDDGTEAGDGSLEAGPANGLARARQIGHIMYLSKASMDRKFGRRAAGREATRDGPTDPAGAFFPYREVESYLDYQAERFVDRFDANSYLYLTRAMDDFDLAAGYESDADALAAFEGDLLLLSFTGDWHFTVEQAEALTETCREEEIDVAHHVVDSDHGHDAFLVEPEKVGPPLSGLLEAGLQGRAITDTVERPASSPFAPVHTSLFSR
- a CDS encoding O-acetylhomoserine aminocarboxypropyltransferase/cysteine synthase family protein, producing the protein MSNDESDGPSRPGLATRSVHAGYDGDPATGAAAVPIYQTTSYTFDDADTAADLYALEREDHIYSRISNPTVEVLEERLASLEGASGAVASASGMAALDSIVLVLAASGDNVVCSTDTYGGTTAYFAKTAARRGIDTRFVPTLEADAYTEAIDEDTAFVHVETVGNPSLVTPDFERLAELAHENGVPLVVDNTFASPALCRPLEHGADVVWESTTKWIHGSGTTVGGIVADGGSFDWGAHGYEEVAGPNDAYHDVDFSRDFADAPLAAAVRYRSTRSLGNQQSPVDAWETLQGLETLPLRIEKHCENAAIVADYLADHDDVAWVTYPGLENHPTHDNAATYLADYGSMIAFGLEGGAASDSDDARGGYEAGKRFCESVEVAQFLANIGDAKTLVIHPASTTHGQLTPEEQADAGVTPDLVRLSVGIEDPEDILADLEQAIETATTPAGGE
- a CDS encoding MFS transporter; its protein translation is MHSNDRDRIVLATVVFAVLFSQLLLYPGIADLVEALGAGETTSPLTSTTLDASMWFLVAEFAAYVVFVGAWGLASDATGKRTPFIVASALAGSVGYAALALIGAFASLSFGGVLVLRAFQGAMTVGALSLTMTMLMDLEGGHGRNMGAAGIAIGLGAAMGAPVGGQLTAVDPLAPLTAAAVLLGLVGLLVTLATDRAPSTRRRASAILEGVRRRPTLSIPYAFGFIDRLTAGFFALVGTLYFQATFEVDAATTGLLLACFFAPFALLQYPMGALSDRIGRTIPIVVGSLCYGVGILAVGAAPSVTLAAAMMVVVGILGALISPATMALVTDLAADGERGLAMAGFNLAGSLGFLGGFLIGGTVASQYGYELAFLVVGGLEIAIAVVAAPAFVRLSLGRESLSLDGRDV